In a single window of the uncultured Dysgonomonas sp. genome:
- the murA gene encoding UDP-N-acetylglucosamine 1-carboxyvinyltransferase, with the protein MASFIIQGGCRLSGEITPQGAKNEALQVICAVLLTPEEVIIENIPDILDVNNLIALLGEMGVETKRLGEDTWSFKAENVNIDYLQTPEFLKKSASLRGSVMIIGPLVARFGKAMLPKPGGDKIGRRRLDTHFIGIQKLGADFIYDDAQQIYNITAEKLHGTYMLLDEASVTGTANILMAAVLAEGETTIYNAACEPYLQQLSKMLNKMGAKISGVGSNLLRIEGVESLGGVKHRILPDMIEIGSFIGMAAMTGSEITIKNVAYDDLGIIPDTFRRLGIQLERKGDDIHIPVQKEYEIDTFIDGSILTIADAPWPGLTPDLISVLLVVATQAKGSVLIHQKMFESRLFFVDKLIDMGAQIILCDPHRATVIGTGKRPMRSTTMTSPDIRAGIALLIAAMCADGKSTIHNIEQIDRGYQNIDVRLNQLGANIMRLD; encoded by the coding sequence ATGGCATCATTTATCATACAAGGCGGTTGTCGCCTCAGCGGTGAAATAACTCCACAGGGAGCAAAGAACGAAGCATTACAGGTAATCTGTGCAGTATTACTCACACCCGAAGAAGTAATAATAGAAAATATTCCGGATATACTGGATGTGAACAACCTTATTGCCCTGCTGGGAGAAATGGGTGTAGAAACAAAGCGATTGGGTGAAGACACATGGTCATTCAAAGCCGAAAATGTAAATATCGATTATTTACAAACACCTGAATTCTTAAAGAAAAGTGCTTCTCTCAGGGGGTCGGTCATGATTATCGGGCCACTCGTAGCCCGCTTCGGAAAGGCCATGCTGCCAAAACCGGGAGGAGATAAGATAGGACGCCGTCGTTTAGATACTCACTTTATAGGTATACAGAAGCTGGGCGCCGACTTCATATATGATGATGCTCAACAGATATATAACATCACTGCCGAGAAGCTGCATGGTACATACATGCTGCTTGATGAAGCATCGGTAACAGGTACAGCGAATATACTGATGGCTGCCGTATTGGCAGAAGGAGAAACAACTATCTACAATGCTGCCTGTGAACCATATCTGCAGCAGTTGAGCAAAATGCTGAATAAGATGGGAGCCAAAATTTCGGGTGTAGGTTCTAATCTGTTAAGAATAGAAGGTGTAGAATCTCTTGGAGGTGTAAAACACCGTATCCTACCCGATATGATCGAAATAGGCAGCTTTATAGGAATGGCTGCAATGACAGGCTCGGAAATTACTATAAAGAATGTAGCATATGACGATTTAGGAATTATCCCCGACACTTTCCGTAGATTGGGTATCCAACTGGAAAGGAAAGGTGATGATATACATATCCCTGTTCAGAAAGAATATGAAATAGATACATTTATCGACGGGTCTATACTCACTATTGCCGATGCACCGTGGCCGGGTCTGACACCCGACCTTATCAGTGTGCTGCTGGTAGTGGCTACACAGGCAAAAGGCAGTGTACTGATTCATCAGAAAATGTTTGAGAGCCGCTTGTTCTTTGTAGATAAACTGATAGATATGGGTGCGCAGATCATATTATGCGACCCTCACCGGGCAACGGTTATCGGTACAGGTAAACGTCCGATGCGCTCCACCACGATGACATCACCCGATATCCGTGCAGGTATCGCGCTACTTATCGCAGCAATGTGTGCCGACGGAAAAAGTACAATACACAATATAGAACAGATTGACCGTGGATATCAGAATATAGACGTCCGGCTTAATCAACTGGGCGCTAACATTATGCGATTAGACTAA
- a CDS encoding sulfatase-like hydrolase/transferase, giving the protein MINNIGEKILAGVSFSTCIILPAFSQNTSKNPNVIIIMADQLRADLLQREGYPLNTMPFADKLAKEGAWFDRAYTSAPASGPARVSMLTGRFPSSTRVRSNHNIKDAYYTKDLFDVAREKGYVTAMIGKNHSHLTPERVDYWSPYDHGGQPSNNKSKIGEAFDKFLGTLDMYASMTPSPYGPEGQLPYRMVDDASQWIDSQGEKPFLMWFSIAEPHNPYQVCEPYYSMFPPESLPQMGSSAKGQETKGTEYQLLAEMMGQGHIGYQQDLQRLRSIYHGMLRMIDDQLARFVNNLKAKGVYDNTIIIFVADHGDYVGEYGLMKKGVGLDDAITRIPMQWTGPGIKASAMPQKSHISLIDIFPTVCEVIGADIPIGVQGRSLWPMLQGKDYPEKEFASVMAQDGFGGMYYTKADATDYKEEGAVGKKGLFFDELNTWTQSGTMRMLRKGDWKLVYDMDGNGQLYNLKNDPSELNNLFRNKEYSNVKDEMIEALLRWDISTQDPLPIPRQRYRFKRNEHNYLFY; this is encoded by the coding sequence ATGATAAATAATATTGGTGAAAAAATATTGGCAGGTGTATCATTTTCTACCTGTATAATACTTCCTGCTTTTTCACAAAATACATCTAAGAACCCCAATGTCATTATTATAATGGCAGACCAGTTGCGTGCAGATTTGTTGCAGAGGGAAGGATACCCGCTGAATACAATGCCTTTTGCCGATAAGCTGGCAAAAGAGGGAGCCTGGTTCGACCGAGCTTATACATCGGCACCGGCCAGCGGCCCGGCTCGTGTATCTATGCTGACGGGACGTTTCCCTAGTTCTACCCGTGTCAGATCCAATCATAATATTAAAGATGCTTATTATACGAAAGACCTTTTCGATGTGGCGAGAGAGAAAGGATATGTGACAGCTATGATTGGTAAAAACCATTCGCATCTGACCCCTGAACGTGTAGATTATTGGAGCCCGTACGACCATGGAGGGCAGCCGTCGAATAATAAAAGTAAGATAGGTGAAGCATTCGATAAATTTCTGGGAACACTGGATATGTATGCCAGTATGACTCCTTCGCCCTATGGACCCGAAGGGCAGTTGCCTTACCGTATGGTAGATGATGCTTCCCAGTGGATAGATTCTCAGGGAGAGAAGCCTTTTCTGATGTGGTTCTCGATAGCAGAGCCGCACAATCCTTATCAGGTCTGTGAACCTTATTATTCAATGTTTCCACCGGAATCACTTCCTCAAATGGGAAGTTCAGCTAAAGGTCAGGAAACGAAAGGGACCGAATATCAGCTTCTTGCCGAAATGATGGGGCAGGGGCACATCGGATATCAGCAGGATCTGCAACGTTTACGTTCTATTTATCATGGAATGTTGCGTATGATAGATGATCAGCTGGCTCGTTTTGTGAATAACCTGAAAGCGAAAGGAGTTTATGATAACACGATTATTATCTTTGTCGCAGATCATGGAGATTATGTAGGAGAGTATGGATTGATGAAGAAAGGTGTAGGTCTGGACGATGCTATCACCCGAATCCCTATGCAATGGACAGGGCCGGGGATAAAAGCCTCCGCAATGCCACAGAAATCGCATATCAGCCTGATAGATATATTCCCTACCGTATGTGAAGTTATCGGTGCAGATATTCCGATAGGAGTGCAAGGACGCAGCCTGTGGCCGATGTTGCAGGGAAAGGATTACCCTGAGAAGGAATTCGCAAGTGTAATGGCTCAGGATGGATTTGGCGGTATGTATTACACTAAGGCTGATGCTACCGATTATAAAGAAGAGGGAGCTGTTGGTAAAAAAGGCTTGTTCTTTGATGAACTGAATACATGGACACAGAGCGGGACCATGCGCATGCTTCGCAAAGGAGACTGGAAGCTGGTGTATGATATGGATGGTAACGGACAACTTTATAACCTAAAGAATGATCCTTCTGAACTGAATAACCTCTTTAGAAACAAAGAATACAGTAATGTAAAAGATGAAATGATTGAGGCTCTACTCAGATGGGATATTTCTACTCAGGATCCTTTGCCTATACCTCGTCAACGCTATCGTTTCAAACGGAATGAACATAACTACTTGTTTTATTGA
- the pncB gene encoding nicotinate phosphoribosyltransferase gives MIIKHFTDNDLYKFSVMLAIQKLYPWAYVKYAFTNRGGTQFPEGFAERMREEVAAMADLKLTQEEKKFVKTKCYFFDPVFVDFLEGFTYKPEEVTIVQEGGDLSVVIEGYWYRTVLWEVPLLAIISELYFQMTGAMPADVEEKAVVKAKALSGIEADYSEFGTRRRFSFEVQDKVVGALKANSGEYFKGTSNVYLAMKYNTTPIGTMPHEWFMYHGAIYGYRSANIKGLEAWVDVYDGSLGIALTDTYTTDAFFDSFSLKHAKLFDGVRHDSSDPLVFADKAIRFYEKNRIDPTSKTLVFSDSLNLESVKAIKNHVAGRMHDTYGIGTFFSNDVGVKPLNIVIKLTDVKVHKKDSKYLKAVKLSDVAGKHTGDEREIDLSLRTMGLI, from the coding sequence ATGATAATTAAACATTTCACCGACAACGACCTTTATAAATTCTCCGTAATGCTTGCCATACAGAAACTATACCCGTGGGCGTATGTTAAGTATGCGTTTACCAACCGGGGAGGGACACAATTTCCGGAAGGCTTTGCCGAAAGAATGCGCGAAGAAGTGGCAGCAATGGCCGATCTGAAACTGACACAGGAAGAAAAGAAATTTGTGAAAACAAAGTGTTACTTTTTCGATCCTGTATTTGTCGACTTTCTCGAGGGATTCACGTATAAACCCGAAGAGGTCACTATCGTACAGGAGGGAGGAGACCTCAGCGTCGTTATAGAAGGGTATTGGTATCGTACTGTACTGTGGGAAGTCCCATTGTTAGCTATCATATCCGAACTGTATTTCCAGATGACCGGAGCTATGCCCGCAGATGTGGAAGAGAAAGCTGTGGTAAAAGCTAAAGCATTGAGCGGGATAGAAGCTGATTATTCGGAATTCGGTACGCGCCGCCGTTTCTCTTTTGAGGTACAGGATAAGGTGGTAGGAGCACTGAAAGCTAATTCGGGAGAATATTTCAAAGGTACAAGCAATGTATATCTGGCTATGAAATACAATACTACTCCTATTGGTACTATGCCGCATGAATGGTTTATGTATCACGGGGCTATCTATGGATACCGCTCGGCAAATATCAAAGGACTGGAAGCATGGGTGGATGTATATGACGGCAGTCTGGGTATCGCCCTTACGGACACATATACGACTGATGCATTCTTTGACTCGTTCAGTCTCAAACACGCAAAATTGTTTGACGGTGTACGCCACGATAGTAGCGATCCGCTGGTGTTCGCAGATAAAGCAATCCGGTTTTATGAGAAAAACCGTATCGACCCAACATCAAAAACTCTCGTATTCAGTGATTCCCTGAATCTGGAATCGGTGAAGGCTATAAAGAATCATGTGGCAGGGCGTATGCATGATACATACGGTATCGGTACATTCTTCTCAAATGATGTAGGAGTAAAACCTCTGAATATAGTAATAAAGCTTACCGATGTGAAGGTGCATAAGAAAGATTCTAAGTATCTGAAAGCTGTTAAATTATCGGATGTTGCCGGGAAGCATACAGGAGATGAGAGAGAAATTGATCTGAGTCTTCGTACTATGGGATTGATATAA
- a CDS encoding DUF1015 domain-containing protein, translating into MAVIKPFRGIRPPKSIVKEVVSRPYDVLSSLEARLEAEGNEKSLYRIIKPEIDFETIIDEHHQDVYNRAVENFNKFQEKGWLVQDPEEYYYVYAQTMNGKTQYGLVVCSHVEDYMNDRIKKHELTRRDKEEDRMKHVRINNANIEPVFFAYPDNDGLDEIVKRVISGTAEYDFTASDGVGHHFWVIKDKNDIQRITELFAAIPDLYIADGHHRSAAAALVGAEKAKQNPNHKGDEEYNFFMAVCFPDTQLNIIDYNRLVKDLNGLSAVEFLKKLEDHFTVEEKGADITAPTGLHNFSIYLEGKCYSLTAKEGTYDDNDPIGVLDVTISSKYILDEILGIKDLRSDKRIDFVGGIRGLGELKKRVDSGEMKLALALYPVTMKQLMDIADSGNIMPPKTTWFEPKLRSGLVIHKLD; encoded by the coding sequence ATGGCTGTAATTAAACCGTTCAGGGGGATAAGACCTCCCAAGAGTATTGTAAAGGAAGTAGTTTCCCGTCCTTATGATGTACTGAGTTCACTAGAAGCCCGTCTCGAAGCCGAAGGCAATGAGAAATCACTGTATCGTATAATTAAGCCAGAGATTGACTTTGAAACAATAATTGATGAGCATCATCAGGACGTTTACAACCGTGCCGTAGAGAACTTTAATAAATTTCAGGAAAAAGGCTGGCTGGTACAAGATCCCGAAGAATACTACTATGTGTATGCCCAGACAATGAACGGAAAAACGCAGTATGGACTTGTTGTTTGTTCGCATGTGGAAGATTACATGAACGACAGGATAAAAAAACATGAATTGACACGCAGGGATAAGGAAGAGGATCGTATGAAGCACGTACGGATAAATAATGCCAATATAGAGCCTGTTTTCTTTGCATATCCTGACAATGACGGCTTGGATGAAATAGTAAAGAGGGTTATTTCCGGTACAGCAGAATATGATTTCACAGCAAGCGATGGTGTGGGCCATCATTTCTGGGTAATAAAAGATAAAAACGATATACAACGGATTACTGAATTATTTGCTGCAATACCTGACCTGTACATAGCAGACGGGCATCACCGCTCGGCAGCCGCAGCGTTGGTAGGTGCGGAAAAAGCAAAACAGAACCCGAATCATAAAGGGGATGAAGAATATAACTTCTTTATGGCAGTTTGTTTCCCTGATACCCAATTAAATATAATAGATTATAACCGTCTGGTGAAAGACCTTAACGGGTTATCGGCAGTTGAATTTTTAAAAAAACTGGAAGATCATTTCACTGTGGAAGAAAAAGGAGCGGATATAACAGCTCCTACCGGATTGCATAATTTTTCTATTTACCTCGAAGGTAAATGTTACAGCCTGACTGCTAAAGAAGGTACTTATGACGACAACGACCCTATCGGCGTACTGGATGTGACTATTTCGTCAAAATATATCCTGGACGAAATACTGGGCATCAAAGACCTGCGTTCGGATAAGCGTATCGATTTCGTCGGAGGTATCAGGGGATTAGGCGAATTGAAAAAACGTGTCGACAGTGGTGAAATGAAACTGGCGCTTGCTTTATATCCAGTGACTATGAAGCAGTTGATGGATATTGCCGATTCCGGAAATATTATGCCGCCGAAAACAACCTGGTTTGAGCCAAAACTCCGTTCGGGACTAGTGATACATAAGCTCGATTAG